In Euzebya rosea, a single window of DNA contains:
- a CDS encoding LysM peptidoglycan-binding domain-containing protein, with product MTDRGRLHADAALESLLADERVERRGRRRRQAVEELTIAEGSTTRSVVTAAGRGARGGAVAAGAAGMLLAPNMAGVAAAQDAAADAETASVVVEPDAAAPATVEAPAGPTAPAGPAAPEQAPGPIGRQAGGPAAPTPSPDATAVEAPTPAAPAADDPLAEAPADGSPPDGVETAAPDVDLPDPDATGEELSEPAPDPDAPGPVEDVELPVDVAPGEPGEDETPIAPPGDGMPVEQTPVDQTPVEQAPVDQVPVDQVPVEVTPDVPVPDVEHPDAPEPDVGGPVDEEPVGIDDQLADLIHDAIEDAIDLPDGTPLEGGEVVVVIETPAEGEEVDPVEELVGEEPVGEAIDELVDDTVGEGVEPVVDVVDVVDVAAPVTDVVAPTPAVVAPPSTPAPVVHQPAPAAPAAPSTPAVRPPAAQTPSTPSITPPRPSPPWPVPTALDVDEPDRADTGPQDVLGAAGTASAATGAGRIDPAPTATPDASLVAQPASVPDGTGTAAPPLTPPAPAPLPATVVDPVMSPNLATTARPNPGAVSTTDASASVSVDDRIAEAQRRPVDSRRIRDWSQAVLRAWDAVRDGSTTEHEVVAVSDTVTATPTLGNAYEVQPGDSLWTIARALWPDVDLTTTELEATWQLLFTWNAERLGNDPDALPSGLVLQIPVDLAPVA from the coding sequence ATGACGGATCGAGGACGACTGCACGCCGATGCGGCGCTGGAGTCCCTTCTGGCCGACGAGCGGGTGGAACGACGGGGCAGGCGACGCCGTCAGGCGGTGGAGGAGCTGACCATCGCGGAGGGATCGACCACCCGATCGGTGGTCACCGCGGCCGGACGTGGGGCCAGGGGTGGCGCCGTCGCCGCCGGGGCCGCCGGCATGCTGCTGGCGCCGAACATGGCCGGGGTGGCTGCCGCACAGGACGCTGCTGCCGACGCCGAAACGGCATCCGTTGTCGTCGAACCGGACGCCGCTGCACCAGCGACGGTCGAAGCACCTGCGGGCCCGACTGCGCCAGCTGGCCCCGCAGCCCCCGAACAGGCCCCGGGGCCGATCGGCCGTCAGGCCGGCGGGCCGGCCGCACCCACACCCTCCCCTGACGCGACTGCGGTCGAGGCGCCGACCCCGGCGGCCCCTGCCGCCGACGACCCCCTCGCCGAGGCGCCAGCGGACGGATCGCCACCGGACGGCGTCGAGACGGCCGCACCCGACGTTGACCTGCCGGATCCGGACGCAACCGGCGAGGAGCTGTCCGAGCCGGCGCCCGACCCCGACGCCCCCGGTCCGGTCGAGGATGTCGAGCTGCCGGTGGACGTGGCGCCCGGCGAACCGGGCGAGGACGAGACGCCGATCGCGCCGCCGGGCGACGGCATGCCGGTCGAGCAGACCCCGGTCGACCAGACCCCGGTCGAACAGGCCCCCGTCGACCAGGTTCCCGTCGACCAGGTCCCGGTGGAGGTGACTCCGGATGTCCCCGTCCCGGACGTCGAGCATCCCGATGCCCCGGAGCCCGACGTCGGTGGGCCGGTCGACGAGGAGCCCGTCGGCATCGACGACCAGCTGGCCGACCTCATCCACGACGCGATCGAGGACGCCATCGACCTGCCCGACGGCACCCCCCTCGAGGGCGGCGAGGTCGTCGTCGTCATCGAGACCCCCGCCGAGGGCGAGGAGGTCGACCCGGTCGAGGAGCTCGTCGGCGAGGAGCCCGTCGGCGAGGCGATCGACGAGCTCGTCGATGACACGGTCGGCGAGGGGGTCGAACCGGTGGTGGACGTGGTGGACGTGGTGGACGTGGCGGCACCGGTGACCGACGTCGTGGCGCCCACACCGGCCGTCGTCGCACCGCCGTCCACACCTGCGCCGGTCGTGCACCAGCCCGCCCCTGCCGCACCAGCGGCTCCGTCGACGCCGGCCGTGCGTCCTCCGGCTGCGCAGACCCCGTCGACCCCGAGCATCACCCCGCCCCGACCCAGCCCGCCATGGCCGGTCCCGACGGCGCTGGACGTCGACGAGCCCGATCGCGCCGACACCGGCCCGCAGGACGTCCTCGGCGCTGCCGGAACGGCCTCGGCCGCGACCGGGGCAGGCCGGATCGACCCGGCGCCGACCGCGACGCCCGACGCGTCGCTCGTGGCCCAGCCTGCGTCCGTTCCCGACGGGACCGGAACGGCTGCACCACCGCTGACCCCGCCGGCTCCCGCGCCGCTGCCCGCCACGGTCGTCGACCCGGTCATGTCCCCCAACCTCGCGACGACCGCTCGTCCCAACCCGGGCGCGGTGTCGACGACGGACGCGTCCGCATCGGTGTCGGTCGACGACCGCATCGCCGAGGCGCAACGACGTCCGGTCGACTCGCGTCGGATCCGGGACTGGTCGCAGGCGGTCCTGCGCGCATGGGACGCCGTCCGGGACGGATCGACGACCGAGCACGAGGTCGTGGCGGTCTCGGACACGGTGACGGCCACGCCCACCCTCGGCAACGCCTACGAGGTGCAGCCCGGCGACTCGTTGTGGACGATCGCACGGGCGCTCTGGCCCGATGTCGACCTGACGACCACGGAGCTCGAGGCCACCTGGCAGCTGTTGTTCACGTGGAACGCCGAACGGCTGGGCAACGACCCCGACGCCCTGCCGAGCGGGCTCGTCCTGCAGATCCCGGTCGACCTCGCCCCGGTGGCGTGA
- a CDS encoding MinD/ParA family ATP-binding protein → MSTGEQVTEAGPMADPVTVATTTIDLVVDPTPAPSHITTTDSPAASGDSGDAAPASVDERARPRRGAADPFSLTDEELDRDGTFAFDGEAWVDEPTPVPATGWRRRVWAMTGGRINPGPTPQELQLRERMEAIRRPFGGARTLAVVSTKGGVGKTTTTLNLGHTLASIRGDRVVALDANPDAGSLGHRVRREHAATSVDLLAEADHIFGYGDVRHFTSQAESLLEVVASDDDPLSARRMGRPEYERLLNVLRVHYNLVLADCGTGILDAATRGVVQRSDQLVVVTGPSVDSARAVSYLLAWLREHGQASLVERAVVVVNGVRDGGSPVDVDSLVDHFASQVRAVRTVPWDDELANGAVVELDWLAPATRQAYVQLAAAVVDGLGDDVAGEGGTGR, encoded by the coding sequence ATGAGCACGGGAGAGCAGGTGACCGAGGCAGGACCCATGGCGGATCCTGTCACGGTGGCGACCACGACGATCGACCTCGTCGTCGACCCCACGCCTGCCCCGTCGCACATCACCACGACGGACTCGCCGGCCGCGTCCGGCGACTCGGGCGATGCCGCGCCGGCGTCGGTCGACGAGCGCGCCCGCCCCCGCCGCGGTGCTGCGGACCCGTTCTCCCTGACGGATGAGGAGCTCGACCGGGACGGCACGTTCGCCTTCGACGGCGAGGCCTGGGTCGACGAGCCGACCCCGGTACCGGCGACGGGCTGGCGCCGGCGGGTGTGGGCCATGACGGGTGGCCGCATCAACCCGGGCCCCACCCCTCAGGAGCTGCAGCTGCGCGAGCGGATGGAGGCGATACGTCGCCCGTTCGGCGGTGCCCGCACGCTGGCCGTCGTGTCGACCAAGGGCGGCGTCGGCAAGACCACCACCACCCTGAACCTGGGGCACACGCTGGCCAGCATCCGCGGCGATCGGGTCGTCGCGCTGGACGCCAACCCCGACGCGGGCTCCCTGGGGCATCGAGTCCGTCGCGAACACGCGGCCACGTCCGTCGACCTGCTGGCCGAGGCCGACCACATCTTCGGCTACGGCGACGTTCGCCACTTCACCTCGCAGGCCGAGAGCCTGCTGGAGGTGGTGGCCAGCGACGACGACCCCCTGTCGGCGCGGCGGATGGGTCGGCCGGAGTACGAACGCCTGCTGAACGTCCTGCGGGTCCACTACAACCTGGTCCTGGCCGACTGCGGCACGGGGATTCTGGACGCGGCCACCCGTGGGGTGGTCCAGCGCAGCGACCAGCTGGTGGTGGTGACCGGTCCCAGCGTCGACTCCGCCCGGGCGGTCTCCTACCTGCTCGCCTGGTTGCGCGAACACGGTCAGGCGTCGCTGGTCGAACGGGCCGTCGTGGTGGTGAACGGGGTGCGCGACGGTGGGTCACCGGTCGACGTCGACTCGCTGGTCGACCACTTCGCCTCCCAGGTCCGGGCGGTCCGGACGGTGCCCTGGGACGACGAGCTCGCGAACGGGGCGGTGGTCGAGCTGGACTGGCTGGCGCCCGCGACACGACAGGCATACGTGCAGCTGGCAGCTGCAGTGGTCGATGGACTGGGCGACGACGTCGCCGGGGAAGGCGGTACTGGACGATGA
- a CDS encoding MinD/ParA family ATP-binding protein, translated as MAEPTHPGGDDESSGLLWADAYADATAGGPAPQGPTSAPIDRETSPLDEDRVVVPRREPTPGGFRGLRQRLRGPDPDPGPDRWQLAVERCRQPAPGGRRIAVVSRKGGVGKTTTTLMIGHTLAAVRRDRVLAVDGNPDAGTLGHRVPRQTAATVVDALAAVGTVVGYPDARQLTSQAPSRLEVLASPENPHSSRSLSGRDYQQVLDEMHRHFSVVLCDTGTGIIDDAHSGILDAVDQIVLVSGTALDTARAAGLTLDWLEGHGRAALVRDAVVVVNHVADAGRVDLDAIEAHFRGRTRALHHVPHDRHLEAGAVTDPDQLRPDTQAAWLDVAASVADGFPLPSPRDLRKDPS; from the coding sequence ATGGCCGAACCCACACACCCCGGAGGCGACGACGAGTCGTCGGGGTTGCTGTGGGCTGATGCCTACGCGGACGCCACGGCTGGCGGTCCGGCGCCGCAGGGCCCCACATCGGCCCCGATCGACCGCGAGACGTCGCCCCTCGACGAGGACCGCGTGGTCGTTCCCCGCCGCGAACCCACTCCGGGGGGTTTCCGGGGACTGCGGCAGCGGTTGCGGGGCCCGGACCCCGATCCGGGCCCCGACCGGTGGCAGCTCGCGGTCGAGCGGTGCCGGCAGCCGGCGCCCGGCGGACGTCGCATCGCCGTGGTGTCACGCAAGGGCGGGGTGGGCAAGACCACGACCACGCTGATGATCGGCCACACCCTTGCGGCGGTCCGCCGGGACCGGGTGCTTGCGGTGGACGGCAACCCCGACGCCGGCACGCTCGGCCACCGGGTCCCGCGCCAGACCGCGGCCACCGTGGTGGACGCCCTCGCCGCCGTCGGGACCGTCGTGGGGTATCCCGACGCCCGCCAGCTGACCTCGCAGGCGCCCAGCCGGCTGGAGGTCCTGGCCTCGCCCGAGAACCCGCACTCGTCCCGTTCGCTCTCGGGCCGGGACTACCAGCAGGTGCTCGACGAGATGCACCGCCACTTCTCCGTCGTCCTGTGCGACACCGGGACCGGCATCATCGACGACGCCCACAGCGGCATCCTCGACGCCGTCGACCAGATCGTGCTCGTGTCGGGGACGGCGCTGGACACCGCCCGGGCCGCCGGCCTCACGCTGGACTGGTTGGAGGGTCACGGCCGGGCCGCGTTGGTCCGCGACGCCGTGGTCGTCGTCAACCACGTGGCCGACGCCGGCCGTGTCGACCTCGACGCGATCGAGGCCCACTTCCGTGGACGGACCAGGGCGCTGCACCACGTGCCCCACGATCGCCACCTCGAGGCCGGTGCCGTGACCGACCCCGACCAGCTGCGGCCCGACACCCAGGCGGCCTGGCTCGACGTCGCCGCGTCCGTCGCTGACGGCTTCCCGCTGCCATCGCCCCGTGACCTGAGGAAGGACCCGTCGTGA
- a CDS encoding response regulator transcription factor — MTAIAPLPARRPHPRTSRAAAIRVAVTDAPAAIRGRLEECVDPEDGIVIVDEGPTSIDSADLVILSVDARDEQLSRLRALARSTRVVALVDPHAPGVVVRAVHAGAVGCLARGRVDADELVRAVREVMAGGSWVSPSVAPTLLELIRTGVPDTVEPARPDSMTDREAEILSLIARGLSNTAIAGLLVISEKTVKNHINRAYAKLGVENREEAIATWTGAGADEVAVAA, encoded by the coding sequence GTGACCGCGATCGCCCCGCTCCCGGCCCGCCGCCCGCACCCCCGCACATCACGAGCCGCCGCCATCCGGGTCGCCGTCACCGACGCCCCGGCTGCGATCCGCGGTCGGCTCGAGGAGTGCGTCGATCCCGAGGACGGCATCGTGATCGTCGACGAGGGGCCCACGTCGATCGATTCCGCGGACCTGGTGATCCTCTCCGTGGATGCACGGGACGAGCAGCTGTCCCGCCTGCGGGCGCTCGCGCGGTCCACCAGGGTCGTGGCCCTCGTCGATCCGCACGCACCCGGCGTGGTCGTCAGGGCGGTGCATGCCGGTGCCGTGGGATGCCTCGCCCGGGGTCGGGTCGACGCCGACGAGCTGGTCCGTGCCGTGCGCGAGGTCATGGCGGGTGGGTCGTGGGTGTCGCCGAGCGTGGCGCCGACCCTGCTCGAGCTCATCAGGACCGGCGTCCCCGACACCGTCGAGCCCGCCCGGCCCGACAGCATGACCGACCGTGAGGCCGAGATCCTGTCGTTGATCGCACGCGGCCTGTCCAACACCGCCATCGCCGGGCTGCTCGTGATCTCGGAGAAGACCGTCAAGAACCACATCAACCGGGCCTACGCCAAGCTCGGCGTGGAGAACCGCGAGGAGGCGATCGCCACCTGGACGGGGGCGGGGGCGGACGAGGTCGCGGTGGCCGCCTGA
- the era gene encoding GTPase Era: protein MSTSVTASGVCAIVGRPNVGKSTLLNAIIGEKVAITTRIPQTTRHAIRGILTREDVQIVFVDTPGVHKPKTLLGSRLNDIAQASLSGVDVAVLVVDGAKGIGTGDAFMADLVSGLGVPIIGVLNKVDRIGKDAQLPAIAALAELADFDEIVPVSARRGEQVEVLTDLIAARMPEGPALYPAEMVTDSEEAQRVAEIVREKAMVVMREEVPHSIAVTVEEMGPGRSENVTAIFASIYVERDSQKGMVIGRQGAVLAQIGTDARPELEALLGTKVYLDLRVKISKEWQRDPKKLDKLGY from the coding sequence GTGAGCACCTCCGTCACCGCATCAGGCGTCTGCGCCATCGTCGGTCGTCCCAACGTCGGCAAGTCGACCCTCCTCAACGCCATCATCGGCGAGAAGGTCGCCATCACGACGCGGATCCCGCAGACCACCCGCCATGCCATCCGCGGCATCCTGACCCGCGAGGACGTCCAGATCGTCTTCGTGGACACCCCGGGGGTGCACAAGCCCAAGACCCTGCTCGGCAGCCGGCTCAACGACATCGCCCAGGCCTCGTTGTCCGGGGTCGACGTCGCCGTGCTCGTCGTCGACGGGGCGAAGGGCATCGGGACCGGCGACGCCTTCATGGCCGACCTCGTGAGCGGGCTGGGCGTGCCGATCATCGGGGTGCTCAACAAGGTCGACCGCATCGGCAAGGACGCCCAGCTTCCGGCGATCGCTGCCCTGGCCGAGCTGGCCGACTTCGACGAGATCGTGCCCGTCAGCGCCCGCCGCGGCGAGCAGGTCGAGGTGCTCACCGACCTCATCGCCGCCCGCATGCCCGAGGGGCCGGCCCTGTACCCGGCGGAGATGGTGACGGACTCCGAGGAGGCCCAGCGCGTCGCCGAGATCGTGCGCGAGAAGGCCATGGTGGTGATGCGCGAGGAGGTGCCCCACTCGATCGCGGTCACCGTTGAGGAGATGGGCCCCGGCCGCTCGGAGAACGTCACCGCGATCTTCGCGTCGATCTACGTCGAGCGTGACTCGCAGAAGGGCATGGTCATCGGCCGACAGGGTGCGGTCCTCGCCCAGATCGGCACCGACGCCCGCCCCGAGCTCGAGGCGCTGCTCGGCACCAAGGTCTACCTGGACCTCCGCGTCAAGATCTCCAAGGAGTGGCAGCGCGACCCGAAGAAGCTCGACAAGCTGGGCTACTGA
- a CDS encoding MarR family winged helix-turn-helix transcriptional regulator: MSEDESLARAAWRSMYQLFRSEEFQRQGSAAAAALELTEQQMFVLLGLPLDGDGGMAMRELAEACHTTPSYLTSVVDALESRDFVGRHPDPNDRRVTRVRLTLNGKAAVHQAQFLLGTPPSGLLALSTDELRTLSTLLARAAEPYPWP; the protein is encoded by the coding sequence ATGTCGGAGGACGAGAGCCTTGCCCGCGCTGCGTGGCGGTCGATGTACCAGCTGTTCCGCAGCGAGGAGTTCCAGCGACAGGGCAGCGCCGCGGCGGCCGCGCTGGAGCTGACCGAACAACAGATGTTCGTCCTGCTCGGGCTTCCGCTGGACGGCGACGGCGGCATGGCGATGCGGGAGCTGGCCGAGGCCTGCCACACGACGCCGTCGTACCTGACCTCCGTCGTCGACGCGCTGGAGTCCCGCGATTTCGTCGGCCGACATCCCGACCCGAACGACCGCCGCGTCACGCGGGTCCGCCTGACCCTCAACGGCAAGGCGGCCGTCCACCAAGCGCAGTTCCTGCTGGGAACCCCGCCGTCGGGGTTGCTCGCCCTGTCCACCGATGAGCTCCGAACCCTCAGCACCCTCCTGGCCCGCGCCGCCGAGCCCTACCCCTGGCCCTGA
- a CDS encoding ATP-binding cassette domain-containing protein: MSGDLAVDAHGLEKTYGETRALDGLDLSVRRGTVLGLLGPNGAGKTTAVRILATLQPADGGTATVAGFDVATQAHEVRTRIALTGQFAAVDEYLTGHENLVMIGRLTGLTRHDALVRADQLMARFGLADAAGRPSRTYSGGMRRRLDLAASLVARPEVLFLDEPTTGLDPASRRSLWAVIREIVRDGSTLLLTTQYLEEADALADEILVIDHGRELARGTARELKDRVGGERIEFTVVDHARTGEAADAVAPFASGEVVVDPSRGTIAFPVDGGDAHLGDTVRALETSAIHVADLSLRGASLDDVFLSLTGRTAEGSTEQLQEAT, from the coding sequence ATGTCGGGCGACCTGGCCGTCGATGCACACGGCCTCGAGAAGACCTATGGCGAGACCCGGGCCCTCGACGGCCTGGACCTGTCCGTCCGCCGGGGCACCGTCCTCGGCCTGCTCGGTCCCAACGGGGCGGGCAAGACCACGGCGGTGCGCATCCTGGCGACGCTGCAGCCCGCTGACGGCGGCACCGCGACGGTGGCCGGCTTCGACGTGGCCACACAGGCCCACGAGGTGCGCACCCGCATCGCCCTGACGGGGCAGTTCGCGGCGGTTGACGAGTACCTGACCGGCCACGAGAACCTCGTGATGATCGGACGGCTGACCGGACTGACCCGGCACGATGCCCTCGTCAGGGCCGACCAGCTCATGGCTCGCTTCGGGCTGGCCGACGCCGCGGGGCGGCCGAGCAGGACCTACTCGGGCGGCATGCGTCGTCGCCTGGACCTCGCCGCCTCGTTGGTGGCCAGGCCGGAGGTGTTGTTCCTGGACGAGCCCACGACGGGCCTGGACCCCGCCTCCCGCCGGTCGCTGTGGGCGGTGATCCGCGAGATCGTCCGGGACGGGTCGACGCTGCTGCTGACCACCCAGTACCTGGAGGAGGCGGACGCGCTCGCCGACGAGATCCTGGTCATCGACCACGGTCGCGAGCTGGCACGCGGGACCGCTCGCGAGCTGAAGGACCGGGTGGGTGGCGAGCGGATCGAGTTCACCGTCGTCGACCACGCCCGCACCGGTGAGGCCGCGGACGCGGTCGCCCCCTTCGCGTCGGGTGAGGTCGTGGTCGATCCCTCCCGCGGAACCATCGCCTTCCCCGTCGACGGCGGCGACGCCCATCTCGGCGACACGGTCCGTGCCCTGGAGACGTCGGCCATCCACGTGGCCGACCTGTCCCTGCGGGGCGCCTCCCTCGACGACGTCTTCCTCTCCCTCACCGGTCGCACCGCGGAAGGGTCCACCGAGCAGCTGCAGGAGGCAACGTGA
- a CDS encoding ABC transporter permease, protein MSATTPTAVPTPSVPRQGLLAAAVDAWVMFGRNLRRYQRQPQIAVFVFIQPIMFVLLFRYVFGGSIPTPGLDYVQYLMPGIIVQSVTFSTIGTAIGIAEDLKGGMIDRFRSLPMSRSAVLSGRILADVLVSVVSLVVMLAVAYLVGFRITTGPLEALGALFLIVAFSLAFAWIAAWIGLALKEPEAVQGAGFVWMFPLAFASSVFVLPATMPGWLQGFASHNPLSRLANAARSLTIGGYPCGPSLEQTTLCTGVADQALITLAWTVGIAAVFLPLAARMWKRLD, encoded by the coding sequence GTGAGCGCCACGACACCCACCGCCGTCCCCACCCCGTCGGTCCCGCGACAGGGTCTCCTCGCCGCCGCGGTCGACGCCTGGGTCATGTTCGGTCGGAACCTGCGTCGCTACCAGCGGCAGCCACAGATCGCCGTGTTCGTGTTCATCCAGCCGATCATGTTCGTGCTGCTGTTCCGCTACGTCTTCGGTGGTTCGATACCGACGCCGGGCCTGGACTACGTGCAGTACCTGATGCCGGGGATCATCGTGCAGTCCGTGACCTTCTCCACCATCGGGACGGCCATCGGGATCGCGGAGGACCTCAAGGGCGGCATGATCGACCGCTTCCGGTCCCTGCCGATGTCGCGGTCGGCGGTGCTGAGCGGCCGCATCCTCGCGGACGTCCTCGTCAGCGTCGTCTCCCTCGTGGTCATGCTCGCGGTCGCCTACCTCGTCGGGTTCCGCATCACGACCGGTCCGCTGGAGGCGCTGGGCGCCCTGTTCCTGATCGTGGCCTTCTCCCTCGCCTTCGCGTGGATCGCCGCATGGATCGGCCTGGCGCTGAAGGAACCCGAGGCGGTCCAGGGTGCCGGCTTCGTGTGGATGTTCCCCCTCGCGTTCGCCTCCAGCGTCTTCGTGCTCCCCGCGACCATGCCCGGCTGGCTGCAGGGCTTCGCCAGCCACAACCCGCTGTCGCGGCTGGCCAACGCCGCACGATCGCTCACCATCGGCGGCTACCCCTGCGGTCCCAGCCTGGAGCAGACGACGCTGTGCACCGGGGTCGCCGACCAGGCCCTGATCACCCTGGCGTGGACCGTGGGGATCGCCGCTGTCTTCCTGCCGCTCGCTGCCCGCATGTGGAAGCGACTGGACTGA
- the recO gene encoding DNA repair protein RecO gives MAHYLVDGIVLRSYKLGETDRILHVLSPNLGLVRGVAKGVRKPGSRFGGRLEPYGHVSLQMYDGRSLDTVTQVELIAPNVGVREDWVASACAATMAEACDKLAQEGERAPGMFLLLKECLSVLAAGPNRPAAVLDAFLLRLAALEGFRPSLDTCITCGSTTDIAAFHVGAGGVLCSKDTPADLQRISHEALAALTLLAEGDWLTIAQGEEPLPRSVASLVRAYLSHHLATTLKAWESVPR, from the coding sequence GTGGCCCACTACCTCGTCGACGGCATCGTCCTGCGCAGCTACAAGCTGGGCGAGACCGACCGGATCCTGCACGTCCTCAGCCCCAACCTCGGGCTGGTCAGGGGTGTGGCGAAGGGGGTCCGCAAGCCCGGATCGCGGTTCGGTGGCCGGCTGGAACCCTACGGCCATGTCAGCCTGCAGATGTACGACGGGCGGTCCCTGGACACCGTGACCCAGGTCGAGCTGATCGCCCCCAACGTCGGCGTCCGGGAGGACTGGGTGGCGTCGGCCTGCGCGGCCACGATGGCCGAGGCGTGCGACAAGCTCGCGCAGGAGGGCGAACGTGCCCCAGGCATGTTCCTGCTGCTCAAGGAGTGCCTGTCGGTGCTCGCCGCGGGCCCCAACCGTCCCGCCGCCGTCCTCGACGCGTTCCTCCTCAGGCTGGCTGCGCTGGAGGGATTCCGGCCGTCGCTCGACACCTGCATCACCTGCGGCTCGACCACCGACATCGCCGCCTTCCACGTGGGCGCGGGCGGGGTCCTGTGCAGCAAGGACACCCCGGCGGACCTCCAGCGCATCTCCCACGAGGCCCTCGCCGCACTGACGTTGCTGGCGGAGGGGGACTGGCTCACCATCGCCCAGGGCGAGGAGCCGCTGCCCCGCAGCGTCGCCTCGCTGGTCCGCGCCTACCTGTCCCACCACCTCGCCACCACCCTCAAGGCATGGGAGTCGGTCCCCCGATGA
- the uppS gene encoding polyprenyl diphosphate synthase — protein sequence MSAAEPGHDLEAMRQRGVPDHVGVIMDGNGRWAKQRDLPRTDGHTRGEEALFDAVEGALEVGLEWMTVYAFSTENWKRPPSEVAFIMWFNRDLLLRRADELDARQVRVRFIGRQKRPIPRSLLKIMDETERRTAHHRRLTLQIAFNYGGRAELVDAARALAEDVKAGRLQPGRVNEKSISSRLYSPDAPDVDLLVRTSGERRLSNFMLWEAAYAELVFDDVLWPDFRRTHLFDAIEEFQKRTRRFGAV from the coding sequence ATGAGCGCGGCCGAACCCGGACACGACCTGGAGGCCATGCGGCAGCGTGGGGTGCCCGATCACGTGGGCGTGATCATGGACGGCAACGGTCGCTGGGCCAAGCAGCGAGACCTGCCCCGCACCGACGGGCACACCCGCGGCGAGGAGGCGCTGTTCGACGCCGTGGAGGGTGCCCTGGAGGTCGGGCTGGAGTGGATGACGGTCTACGCCTTCTCCACCGAGAACTGGAAGCGGCCCCCGAGCGAGGTCGCATTCATCATGTGGTTCAACCGCGACCTGCTGCTGCGACGGGCCGACGAGCTCGACGCCCGCCAGGTCCGGGTGCGCTTCATCGGCCGCCAGAAGCGACCGATCCCCAGGTCCCTGCTGAAGATCATGGACGAGACCGAACGGCGCACCGCCCACCACCGCCGCCTGACCCTGCAGATCGCGTTCAACTACGGCGGCCGGGCCGAGCTGGTCGACGCCGCCCGCGCCCTGGCCGAGGACGTGAAGGCCGGCCGCCTGCAGCCGGGACGGGTGAACGAGAAGTCCATCAGCAGCCGGCTGTACAGCCCCGACGCGCCCGACGTCGACCTGCTTGTCCGCACCTCCGGCGAACGACGCCTGTCCAACTTCATGTTGTGGGAGGCCGCGTACGCCGAGCTGGTCTTCGACGACGTGCTGTGGCCCGACTTCCGACGCACCCACCTCTTCGACGCGATCGAGGAGTTCCAGAAGCGGACCCGACGGTTCGGGGCCGTCTGA